In Cryptococcus decagattii chromosome 1, complete sequence, the sequence AGGTAGTGAGGTCCAGGTGAGTGAGACTTTTGATGACGCGGATTTTGTTTGTTTTGTAAAATGGAGTAAAAGAGGGGTTTTTGTGGAGTCAATCAACATGCCCTTGGCCGAGTAAGCTCCCGCTAGAGTTTTGGTAGTCGTTATAGGCGGAGGTCCGGGCTGTCGCCTCTATGAGACGTTTCAGCAAGTCATATTCTGCCGGTTTCCTGTTATCCAGTCCGCATGTGGCGAAAAAAGTTGCAATTGCTGACACACCATCAAAACAGGCTCAACCGACCGCTCACTCTTGCCGAGAAGATTGTGTACGGCCATTTGGACAACCCTCATGAGCAGGATATTGAGCGTGGTGTCTCTTATCTCAAGCTTCGACCTGATGTGAGTGGGGCAAGCATTACGGTAATGTCCGATCAATCAGCTGACTGTATTCCCATATAGCGTGTTGCGTGCCAGGATGCCACCGCTCAAATGGCTATCCTTCAGTTCATGTCTGCTGGTCTTCCCCAGACTGCTGTTCCCACTTCCGTCCACTGTGATCACCTTATTCAGGCTCAGGTCGGCGGTAAGGCCGATTTGGCTCGTGCCATTGACATTAACAAGGAGGTTTACGACTTCCTTGCCACTGCCTGTGCCAAGTATGGCATTGGTTTCTGGAAGCCCGGATCTGGTATTATGTGAGTTGATATGTGTCGCCAAATACGTTGGTGAAATCTAACTATTTAATTTTTGCAGCCACCAAATTATCCTTGAAAACTACGCCGTGCCTGGTCTTATGATGATCGGTACTGACTCCCACACTCCTAACGCTGGTGGTCTCGGTATGGTTGCTTGCGGTGTTGGTGGTGCCGATGCTGTCGACGTCATGGCCGATATCCCTTGGGAACTTAAGGCCCCCAAGGTTATTGGTGTCTACCTTGACGGTAAGATGAGCGGATGGACTACTCCTAAGGGTAAGCTTGATGAATCTGTACCATTTTGCCGCATACGCTGACTCGTCAATAGACGTTATCCTCAAGGTTGCCGGTATCCTCACTGTCAAGGGTGGTACTGGTGCTATCATTGAGTACCACGGTCCTGGTGTCGAGTCTCTCTCTTGTACCGGTATGGCCACTATCTGTAACATGGGAGCTGAAATTGGTGCCACtacctctctcttccccttcaaCCACCGAATGAGCAGCTACCTCAAGGCCACCAACCGTCCTGCCATTGCGCAATACGCCGAGGAGTTTAACCACAACCTTCAACCTGACCAGGGTTGTGAGTATGACCAAAGGATTGAGATCAACCTCTCTGAGCTCGAGCCCCACATCAACGGTCCCTTCACCCCTGACCTTGCCACTCCCCTCTCCAAGTTTGCCGATGAGGTCAAGAGGCACTCTTGGCCTCAAGAGCTCAAGGTCGGTCTCATTGGTTCTTGCACCAACTCTTCTTACGAGGACATGTCTCGATCTGCCCACATTGCTCGGGAGGCCGCTTCCCACGGTCTTACTGCCAAGTCCAAGTTCACCATTACCCCCGGTTCCGAGCAGGTCCGCGCTACCATTGCTCGAGACGGTATGGTCGAAGACTTTGAAAAGGTTGGTGGTATCGTTCTTGCCAACGCTTGTGGCCCTTGTATCGGTCAGTGGGACAGGCGAGATGTCAAGAAGGGCGAGGCCAACTCTAGTAAGTGTAATGTTATAAGGCGCCGTTGTAAGTCATGAATTAACTCGGTTATTCCAGTCATCACCTCCTACAACCGAAACTTCACTGGTCGAAACGATGCCAACCCCGCTACCCATGCGTTTGTTGCCTCCCCTGACCTTGTCACTGCCATGATCTTTGCTGGTGACCTCACTTTCAACCCTATGACTGATTCTCTCAAGGGTGCCGACGGCAAGGAGTTTAGGTTCTCTGACCCCTCTGGCTATGAGCTCCCCGCCAAGGGCTACGACCCCGGAGAGAACACCTTCCAGGCTCCTCCCGCTGACGGCACCACCGTCTCTGTCGCTGTCAACCCTTCTTCTGATCGACTTCAGCTCTTGAAGCCCTTCAAGCCTTGGGACGGCAAGGACATTATCGAGGCTCCTGTTCTTATCAAGGCTAAGGGCAAGTGCACCACTGACCACATCTCTGCTGGTGGTCCCTGGCTCAAGTACCGAGGTCACCTTGAAAACATTTCCCGTAAGTCGAATGCGCGATCTGTTGGTTTCTGGCCCATTGCTAATGTTGCTTGCAGAGAACTGTTTGATCGGTGCCATCAACGCTGACAACGGTGAGGCCAACAAGGTTCTTAACCAGGAGACTGGCGAGTATGGTCCTGTCCCCTCTGTTGGCGCGTACTACCGAGACCACAACATCCCCTGGGTCGTTGTCGGTGACGAGAACTATGGTGAAGGCTCTTCCCGAGAACACGCCGCTCTTGAGCCCCGATTCCTTGGTGGCCGAGCTGTCATTTGCCGATCCTTTGCCCGTATCCACGAGACCAACTTGAAGAAGCAGGGTATGCTTCCTCTTTGGTTCAAGAACCCTGCCGACTATGACAAGATTTCCGGTACCGACAAGATTTCCATTCTTGACCTCCAAAACTTTAAGCCCGGTCAGGACATCAAGGTTGAAATTACGCACAAGGACGGTTCCAAGGAGCAATTCCTTACTACTTCTTCTATCAACGAAGGTCAATGGGGTTGGTTCAAGGCTGGTTCTGGTGAGTCGCACATTTTGGCTGTTGTTCGACTAGAGACTGACAAGATGTATGAAGCCCTCAACATGATGGCCGCTGCTGCCAAGGCTCGTGCTGAGAAGCAGGCTTAAAACCATGTAACCCATCCCCCGTTTTCTCCTTTACACAATTGATTTCGCATTTAGTCTCTCGCCCCATACAacatttcttttttttttcttttttcaaTACCAGCATTTTtgcattttttttttaatcTAGTTGTTTGACTTTgtcttttgcttttttcttttcgtATCAATTGTTTTTTTAAACGGTTTGGCCTTTTTGGCGTTTACCTGGATCGATCTTTTATGGCTTCCGTGTTGGGAAGAGTGAAAGAGTGAAAGGTAGAAAAAAGGTTTAAACGTGCCATGAATACCGACGTGATGCCATTATATGACGTTTTACCATTTGCGAGCACTTGCATGTAAAAGTATTAGTCGATGAGCGTATATAAAATTGTGTATTAGTCGATGAGCGTATATAAAATTGTGTGCGGGGCGTTTTTATTTATACGACTTTTAAAAGTGAATATTAGATATTTTATACGACTTTCTCCGAGAATGTCATGGTTGGCCTCATCTTGAGACTGACCTTTTTCCACGAATttaaaaataaaataaaaggaaaaagtaGTTTGGTATGCGTAAAATCCCATCCCAAGTCCCATCGGCCGTATCCCGTCTTTTACAAGGCCAAGTCATCTCGACTCCGCCCACATGGTTCAACCCCGTGTTATCCCACCCACCCCCCCAGCTCCCGCCATACCAAGTCAAATCCCGTCCCCGTCGGACGGCGTCTGCGTCTGACACCGACGCTGGCGCCAGCGCCGACGGCGACGCTGAAAAGTTTTTCGATACGGTGCCTATCCGTGCTGGCGAATTAGAGCGAAGAGACAAATTGCGGGGATACAGACAACGTAAAGGGAGACCGCTCGAGATTGCgtacgaggaagatgtggTGAGGAGGCAGTTTTTCAAGGATTTCCCGTTTGAGGCGTTGAGGCCGGTGAGTATGGTAGAAGGTCGGGAGATTGATGTGCGGGAAAAAGTTTTGGGGGAAGAGTGGGTGAGGTTGGAGCAGAGGGGGTCGTATCCCACCGTCGAGGAGTCAGtcttttttatttttttattttttatttttttcaCGGAATTGACATTGAACAGCTGTATCGAGTTTGTGATCAATTTGAAAAACACGCGGAATGTTTCCATTTCAGAAGCGTACGCCCTCGCGACTGAAGAGTTTGTGTCGTTGAGGGGCAGGCATCAGTTGTCGACGTTGGCAGCGGAGATTGAGGCTCGACACTATGGAGCGGAATTCAAGCCTGATGTTTTTGTGCGTATATTTATTGAAAAAGTGACAAAACTGATGATTCGTGCGGGTAGGAACGGGCATTCAACCTGGAAGAAAGGGCGCTTGAAACTCTTCAACCtggttcttcttcatccggTCCTGGCGGCGCTTTGCAATCTCGTGTCAAGTACCGTGAACAGCCGCGATGGCAATGGTCAAACACTGTCCCGCATTCATCTATCCCGTCTACCGTGGGATTCTCCGCCGGGCAGGATTACATGTCGAAATGGAAGATGCCAGAGCCGGTGGCAGAAGAAGCGTCGGCGATGGCGTCGGCGATGGCgttgggagaagaagcgttgggagaagaagcattGGCAGAAGATGCAAAGttggaggatttggagATTTTAAAAGCGGCGTTGGGCAGTTCAAAgtcgtcgtcatcgtcaGTGTAGACCGGGGAACAAGGAATGCATTTCTGGCATTCGCTGCCTCTTTATACAGCATAAAGCTAGAGTTTCTGTGAAACCTGGATGTCTTGTCTAGTGTCGCCGACATGGCGTTGGCCGTATCCTAATGCAATGTTTAATCGTGAGAATAAAAAGGAGCAGCTGGATAACGACTTGCACTGGATTGAAGCATGGACTTTTTGCCGATTTGATAATGAGCGTAGTAGCAGAGTAGTAGCGTAGCAGAGTAGTAGTGGCAGAGTGAAACACGTGGAAGAGAAATGAATAGCCGCGGCATTCTCTCTTCCACAGCACGATGCCCGCCCTCTCTGACCGCCAGAAAGATGAGCTGTGAGTCCCCCCCGCGCTGTACCCCCCCGCGCTGACCCCCGCCAACCCCCGCCAACCGCAGCCACCGCGCGATACTGTCATACCTGCACGCAGCGGGGATGCACGCCGCCTACGCCGCCCTCCTCCACGACGCTGGGATCACCGACTTTGACCCCGGGGACGCATCGGCCAGGGCGGTAGGCCTCCTCGAGAAAAAGTGGACAAGCGTGATACGTCTACAGAAAAAGGCAAGTTTCTCCATCGCAGCACTCGCTCACACTCACCCAGATCATCGACCTCGAGGCCCGCAACGCCGCACTCCTCGCAGAACTCGCTTCCACTGCCCGCCCATCCGCCTCCGACTCCGCCTCCGCCCCATTCCTCCCCAGACCGCCTCCACGCCACACACTCGCCTCACACCGCGCACCCGTCACACGCCTCGCATTCCACCCCACATGGACCGTCCTCGCAACCGCCAGCGAGGACACCACGGTCAAGATCTGGGACTGGGAAGGCGGCGAGATGGAGCGCACAGTCAAGGGCCATACAAAGGCCGTCATGGACGTCGACTTTGACAGGACGGGCAGCCTCATGGGTAAGCACGATTGATACTTTGCACGTGCTCACCATACAGTCACATGCTCCTCCGACCTCACCGTCAAATTGTGGGATACCTCCAACGACTACACAAACGTCAAGACCTTGCACGGCCACGACCATTCCGTCTCCAGCGTACGATTCATGCCCGATGGCCAACTCGTCGTTTCCGCCAGTCGAGACAAGACAATCAGGGTATGGCAAGTCTCCAGCGGGTGCGTCGTTGCCGTCGTCTGATTACCCCACACTGACACATCCAGCTACTGTACCAAAACGTTTACGGGACATGTTGAATGGGTGCGGGAAGCCGTCCCTTCAGAAGACGGACGGTGGCTTGTCAGCGCCTCCAACGATCAGACATCACGCGTATGGGACTTTTTCACAGGGGAGACCAAGATGGTTCTTTATGGACACGGCCATGTCGTTGAATGCGCCCTATTCGCTCCCGTCAACGCTTACCCCGCTATCCGGGAATTAGCAGGTTTAAAAGTATGTTGCcctttatatatatatatatatatataatagCTTTAATGCCAACTTGACAATAGCCTCCTGCAACAAACGATACGAGGGCAAAGTCACCAGGTGTCTACGTGGCAACAGGATCGAGAGATAAAACAATCAAACTGTGGGATGCCCTTTCCGGTCAATGTCTACGGACATTTGTACGTCCCgtctcttcccctttttttttttggtggACTGACGCTGGCAGGTTGGCCACGATAACTGGATCCGCGCACTCGTCTTCCACCCAACTGGAAAATACCTCCTCTCCGCCTCGGACGACAAGACCATCAAAGTATGGGACCTTGTGAATGGCCGATGCACAAAAACGATAGAAGCGCATAGTCATTTCGTCACATCCATGACCTGGGGAAGGGCACTCGTCGGCGGTGGCGGTGCAAAAGCAGGAGGGGGCATGCCGAACGGAGACGGCATCGAAGCGAGAAGAATAAACGTTTTGGCGACCGGGTCGGTGGACCAGACCGTCAAGGTCGGTCTCTTTCTCAACATTCCCAGTTTCAAGGCTGACACCCCCTTTTATCGCAGGTCTGGACACCCTAGCATAGCAACGGTAATCATTTTCTCCCAATATCAATCACGTTATATTTTGTATATATATACGCTTTATAAACAATCACACACACATATACCCACCCACCCGCGCCTTTTCTTTGTAAAAACATGAAACATACCAAGTCTTAAACATATCGTCAAGATTCATCACACATTCATTCCCATGGAATTTTTCTTGGATATAATAAACCCAATTTGATCTATGCCCAACATCCGCCGCGCAACGATAAGCGCTACAGTCTCCTTTAAAAACTCTTCTAATATCACACAATTGTCAAGCACCGTACTCAGCGATACTTGCCGCCCTTTGCCTTTGCTTTCGCTTTTACTTTTACTTTTACTTTTCCCTACGGATGATATGATCCCTTTCAGAGTCAAGTCATCATGCGCAAGTGAGAGGAATACCGTTTGACGTGTTTGGTCGTAATGCGCCATGAACGGTGGCGCGGTTGAGTGCGCGGTTGAGTGCGCGGTTGAGTGCGCGGTTGAGGTCGAGCTCACCACTCTTGGAgatatcttcttctttggcgTCAAAAAGGATTTTATACTGCTCGCCAGACCACTGCTCCTCCCCTTCTGTCTAGTCAATAACGACGACGCTAaattttcttctccatttttTGCAGGCGAGACAGAGACAGAGGCCGCAGACGCCTGGTCGACATCCAGCATAATGTTCATGGCTTCATCTAAATGATCAGCAAACAGTAAGCCTTGTCGACGCTCACTCAAAAGACGATCGAATTGGGGCACCTGGTTGCGGAGCAGAGATATTTGTTTGACGAGCAATCGGAGGATTTGATAGATGACAGGAAGGTCAAGGGACGACCGTGACGGTGTGACAAACGGATCACAATCGTCGTCTGGTGCAAGATGGTGgtggatggaagaagaagatgtgtCCGAGCCACAACATTCTTCTGTACTAGGCTCATCGTCCTGCAGAGACGTGTTTTGTGCTTGCTCTTTCTCGTAAAGCAGCCATCCACCCAATCCTCTATAGGGACACAGCGCGATGGCGGTGAGTACTCCGGTCAGAGCCACATTCTCATCGGCCGTTTTATACAAGAATCTCTCAAACTCAAAAAGCACAGCCCGCAATAAAGGGTCTGCCGGACTTGGCTTGTGGGGGATGGGGACCGGGTTATCATTGTCCAATTTACCACCCTTGTTAAGAGCGTCCGTATCcatatcttcttcttcatccgtAAAAGGCAGGATTTGCGCGAGGCGGAATAAAGGATTGGATTCCAAAGCGGTTTGCATGTCTGCCAGATAGCCCATGTACCCTGGCGACATTTCAATAGATGTCTGCGACGGATCAAGCCGACTTAAAAGAGTGCCGTAAAGCTCCACTTCTTCAAGGTGCCCATCGGTGAAATTGACAGGCTTTGGTAGGAAAGAGATATGATCCGGCGATTGGAGATCAAGTGAGCGAGGGATAGGTTTACGAACGAGAGCTGTAGCTGAAGGATCACGAATATAGGATATTAGCGCCCTGGTAGCCTGATTAGGGTGATCAGACAGGAGAGTCCGTAAAAGACAAAGTGCTGCAGTGACGGAATTCGGCTGCTCGGAACAAAGGTTGTCCAAGATGAGATCCTTGAGAGTAAACCGACCTTCCGAGGCAAAGTACTCTGTAGATTTCAAGGGTATCTGACGAACAAATCGCATGGCCCCCGTTTCctgcctttttcttttcgaTTCTACCATTGGTAAGGACATGGGGGTGTCTGAAAGCTCGGTATCCAGCAAAAATGACAGTACATGGTCAACGATAGGACCATCATCCAAGTTGGAAAAAAGGACGTCGAGATAGGTGAGCACCGCAACTGAACTCCCATCATGGCTTGAACATTCGAGAACCGATGGGTAAAGCACGTTATCGAGGAATGAAGAATGAATGGCGTCGAGTATGGCTTTAACTATGGCTCCTCCCAAGACATGTGTCACAGTCACAGCATTGGAATTGGGGTCGGCGTGTAGAATAGGCGAATTGCAGCGGCGAATAATGTCTTGAAGGAAGCCGAATAATTTGAGCAAGAGATCAAGCTGAGTTTGTACATGAAGGTCTGTCGACAAAGGAAAATGGtccccttcctcttgcCTGACCATCCCGGAACCTAGATGCATCCCCCCTGATGATATATTCCTGATATTTTCTTCTGGCATTTCTTGAGATGATATAGAGGGAACTTGGAGCTTTGTAGGTAGAAGGGAGTAGACTGCTCCAAGAGCCGCAGCCATCACGTCTGCAAAGTCACCATCCAAAATAAACTCCCCAAGAGCATCTCTAGCTTCTTGTAAAGGATCGGGTCCATTGTTTACCGCGCATGAGGAAAGATtctcccctccttcttcgccaGGTGTCAAGAATGCAATGTCAAACAAGAAAATCAAACCTGCGCGGGCAAAATCGCCCAACCTACCTTCGCGGTGGACGAAACGCAAAAGGTAAGAAAAGAGTAAAAACTCAAATTGATGAGTGTCCCGGGTGAAAAGTTTTGTAGGTAGTTCCGAAAGCGTGATACGGGTCGACGGCGTCGGAGAACTAGCGTGATTGTAGTTGGAATCAACTTGAGTAATGCGACTATCAGGTTGAAGCCAGTTTCTATCATGAAAAAATATGAGCAGCAAGGGTGGGCTATCGTTACCAAGGCATTCAGTCGCTGAGAATCTGCCCCCAGATAGAGGCGAACTTACTAGGCTCTCATTTTAGAACATAACACACACATTAGGTCTACTAGATCCCCTTCAATATCCTCATTactttctctcctctccatgTCGTTACTCATCCCAGCTGCGCCGAAAACCCGAGTACCGTCTAGCCTCTCCTCCGGCTCGTCACCTATACATGATCGGAGGAGTCTTCTAAGAGGTCGATGAACCGCATTGTGTACAAGGAATCGCTCAGAAAGTAGAACAACCAGGTTATTGATGGATTTGACAACCTCAGCTAGGAGATTATGTTTCATTAGCTGCCGAGTCTTCCCAAGGGAAGAGTTTTACCTTTAATGCCATGTGGGCGGTCCGCCTCACAAAGTCTCTCCAGATGAGCCAATATATCGTTCTTCAAAAAATATTCCAGGCAGGCTCCAGTGGTACTTCGTTCATCGTTAATGGAACAAAATTTGGAGATCGAGTATGACTAGATGCAACTCACTCTTCGTCAGTTCTGTTGCACTCATAGACAAGGGCGTCGACAATATGTCTAAGGTGTCTGGGCACCTCTGTCGAAGCAATTCCTCTGTTCTCTAAAGTCAGTCAATCACTTCACCTGACTGGCCCAAGCATATCTTACCGCACCAGTTGTCTCTCATCCGGATGTTCTAAAGTTTCCTGTTGTTTTATGAGCTATAAAGTTCTACCAGCGCTGTGACTGTCCTTTGCGTACCTTTATGCTCTGCCATGCATTGTCAAAGTCTTCGAGATGGTCTGGTCGTGCTGTGCTGGAAGGGTGCTTGGGGGCCTGCAACAGGCGAGTGAAGAAGCTGGAGATTTCCATGGATGCTGGAATCAAACCGTAATGAATTGAGTGTTGCGCAACGAAGCAACCACTAACGAAGAACGGACATCATCAACACGTCGCGTCTCGTTTGACGCGACTTGTTATGGTTCGCCCGACTTTTGCTCCTCCTATATACTCCTCCGTCTTTCTCGCCATCTAGTTCCTTCTCGGCGGCCCGAAACTCTCCTCATGTCCGGTTCGTACTCACCACAAAAAGATCCTCAACGTCCCACTCAACACCAGCAATTTCCGCCCAAGCCGCCTTACCCCAGTTCCTCTGTGTGGAGCGGCAATCTCGGCGAAAATCCAGTCTTCATAGGCATAGGATCGGCTGTGGGAGCAAGTGCTTTGACACTGTTAGGTGTCATGGGCTATCGGAGGTATTGGAAACGTATTAAAAATGCCGACTACGTAACGAGCGAGCTTTTAAGACGGAGAGCTTGGATCAAGGGTATCGTGACGAGGTTTGTCGCATGACCTAATCTCATGTGTGCTATCACTGAAGTGAATTATTTGTAGCGTCGGAGACGGAGGCAAGCTTTTTCACAACTGAACGTCAATTTCTTTTCTGATGAGCTTCTCTCTGCAGATAATTTGCGGTTATATCATACCCCGGGGCCCTTCTTTAGATATCCATTTAAGATCCGCTCTATACCTACAACTCAAAAGGGTAGGCGCTTGCTACTTATATTCTCATAATGGAATTTGATATCACTCTCAGGACTGAGAAACGAAACCATAAGTATCCGTATAGCGGGCGTAGATGCTCCCGAAAATGCCCACTTCGGTAACCCTGCTCAGCCCCATGCCAAAGAATCTCTCGAATGGTTAAGAGCTACCACCTTGGGCAAGCGTATGCGCTGTCAGCTTTTGGCGAAAGATCAGTATAACAGAATCGTCAGTAGCCGTTTCTAAACCATTTGAAGAAGTCTCAGTTGACTTTGTGGACAAAGGTCGCAGTGCCGTATATCTCCCGAAGATTATGGTGGGACAGGCCTTTGCCTCTTATGATGCTAAAGGAAGGCATGGCGGTGGTATACAAAGCGGGAGGCGCTGAGTATGGTCCATGGGGTCTCGACGAAATGTTGAAAGTGGAAGCAGAAGCCAGGTTAGTTCATGGGATTCCAGTGCGGCACAATGATCATTCAACTCATCGTATATCCAGAGACGCAAAGAGGGGTTTATGGGCGCTAAGGAAATTCGAAAGTCCAAGGGATTTCAAAGCTCGCATGAAGTTGGAAAGTGACGTGTCTGAAGAGCGACCTGAAAAGAAATCGCCTTCAGGCTGGATAGCACTGGTAAAGAGATTGATAAGGCGCGCTTGATTACTCTTGTTCAAGTCTTAGATAATGATGCCAAGCGTTTTTTGGACCGGATGAACATGACGACCGACACGATCTGGATGCATATCATTCTTTACCAATTTAACCAAAACAAGCAGTTTTCACTTCGATTTCAGCCGCTGCATTAAAAAGTCACCTACATCATTCCGTTGGAGACTCTTCGGGCACAGGTTTTCGCTGGATACTCTGGAGACCATCAGTAGTGGCAGGAGAGGATTTTCTTTacttttccttcttgacCCTGCTTTCCTGCCCATTCCCTGGGATGGATCCGGTGCTGGTTGGAGCGAAAGAAATTGGAACGACCGTCGAAATGTCGACATTGGGCCTAACAGGTTCAAAAATAATATCCGATATTGGGCCAAACCTAACAAAGGTGTTTTCTCCTGCTCTCTGGAAAAGCCTTTCGAAGCCATATCTGTCgatcttttctttgcttCCCTAGAGGCCCACATGTTCAGCTTTTCCGAACGACTGTGCCTTAACCTGATGCGATAGATATGACCAAAAAGGAACGCCCAGTGTTTGAATTCCGTGCCCGCTGTCTCCGTCCGCCACATTGGCTTCAGTAGGGATACCAATAATGGACAGTACATGGATTGCCTTATCTTTCCTGTTCTTACCCATAACAGTGACCAGGACAGGGTAGTGAAGTTGGACATGACGAGGGATGATGTTGTCTATACACCATACAGACAAGAGAGCGGCCCAGACGCATTGGCATACTGGTTCAAGCTTGGTTATGAGGAACCCTTTTatctcctccacttcttTTAAAAGCTGAAATCGCTGCTCTTATTTCCAGTATGCTGTATCAGGACTCGTTACTCCGAGGGAAGATGTCATGAAAGATAGACCAGAAACTGAAGAGGGGAATGATTTGAAGAAAAAGGCCGGCGGGCGACGACTGCTATGCGTAATATAAATACCGACGAATTGATTATGGTTTGGGTATTCGTGCTGTTTCTGCAAAATGAGATTACTTTTTATAAATTTACACATCTCATTTCTTTATTTGGAATAATAATTAAATAATGTAACTTTTTGATCGCGCGGAGACAAGTGGAGGCGGGGATCGCCGACAAGACAAAATCTCGTCTTCTTGAAtgagcttcttccttcatcacACATACTTGATACAAAAATCTGCTCAAGACCACTCTCACATACTTTCAGCCCCCGAGACCTATTCTTGCCAACATGTCTGCACAACTTACAAAAAAGCAACAGAAAGCAGCCGCGTTCAGGTCCAAgcaaaaggcaaagaaagcGGGCGTTGAAGCTCCGCCTGATCTTCCGGAAGAGGATGTTGTTGAGGATGCCGAAGCTTTCGAGGAAGAACAGGCTCTGGATCAAGCTacaaaaaaaaggaagagaaatgCTGAGGACGAGAATGCCGAAAATATTGGTACAGTAGAAGAGGCCGAAGTGAGTGCCAAACCCAAAAATcaggaaaagaagaagagaaaaacaGCTTGGGAcgaagagggtgaaggtgaaagcgaagggaagaaaggaaaagggaagaaggatgcTAAACAACGTTTCATTCTCTTTGTTGGTATGTCTGTCATTACCTGGAATGCGTCAGTATCATACTCATTGGCCTCGTAGGAAATCTCAGCTTCAAAACgaccaaagaagaaatcCAAAAGCATTTCGAACCTGCTGCCGGTATGACATTGCCTACTATTGATTGGCAGTGTTTTGCTAATTTAATACTTCAGGCCAGTTACCATCTGTACGACTTCTTACGACGAAAGCAACACCGACTCAGGCTGCCAAGTCCAGGGGCATTGCATTCCTTGaacttccttcctccactgTCCTTCAAGCTTGTCTTAAGCTTCATCATTCAGAGCTCAAAGGTCGGACAATCAATGTCGAGCTTACTGCTGGCGGTGGTGGATCAAGTGAGGatagaaagaagaagattctGGAAAGAAATCAGCGAGTCGGCGGGcagagagagagaagagccGAGAGGGAGAAAGACATGGGCggtggagagggagaagacgTCGTAGAGGGACAGTCAAGTGGGCAAAATGGTGAcgacgagaagaagacaaagaTGCGAGGAGGCAGAAGGGTCAAGGCTAAGGTGAGCCGTTTCCCGGACATAAATTAGGGAGCTGGTACTGATCTCATCTTACATCGGCTTCTAAGGTTGCGGCTCCTGTTCCTTCATCTGCACCTCATCGACCCTCAACTTCTTTTGCTTCCTCAAGACCCCCTGCAAGAGAGTATCCCGGTGGCAAGTTTcaaaagaggaagtgggAACCCACAGGAGCCAATTCCATATCGGTTGGGCAAAA encodes:
- a CDS encoding aconitate hydratase, mitochondrial; this translates as MVSSRYLVRGANSLSRQSVIAKRSMATVQSSIGEKKVEMSNLEKGKYINYQRIEDNLQVVRSRLNRPLTLAEKIVYGHLDNPHEQDIERGVSYLKLRPDRVACQDATAQMAILQFMSAGLPQTAVPTSVHCDHLIQAQVGGKADLARAIDINKEVYDFLATACAKYGIGFWKPGSGIIHQIILENYAVPGLMMIGTDSHTPNAGGLGMVACGVGGADAVDVMADIPWELKAPKVIGVYLDGKMSGWTTPKDVILKVAGILTVKGGTGAIIEYHGPGVESLSCTGMATICNMGAEIGATTSLFPFNHRMSSYLKATNRPAIAQYAEEFNHNLQPDQGCEYDQRIEINLSELEPHINGPFTPDLATPLSKFADEVKRHSWPQELKVGLIGSCTNSSYEDMSRSAHIAREAASHGLTAKSKFTITPGSEQVRATIARDGMVEDFEKVGGIVLANACGPCIGQWDRRDVKKGEANSIITSYNRNFTGRNDANPATHAFVASPDLVTAMIFAGDLTFNPMTDSLKGADGKEFRFSDPSGYELPAKGYDPGENTFQAPPADGTTVSVAVNPSSDRLQLLKPFKPWDGKDIIEAPVLIKAKGKCTTDHISAGGPWLKYRGHLENISQNCLIGAINADNGEANKVLNQETGEYGPVPSVGAYYRDHNIPWVVVGDENYGEGSSREHAALEPRFLGGRAVICRSFARIHETNLKKQGMLPLWFKNPADYDKISGTDKISILDLQNFKPGQDIKVEITHKDGSKEQFLTTSSINEGQWGWFKAGSALNMMAAAAKARAEKQA
- a CDS encoding nuclear distribution protein PAC1, with the translated sequence MPALSDRQKDELHRAILSYLHAAGMHAAYAALLHDAGITDFDPGDASARAHSLTLTQIIDLEARNAALLAELASTARPSASDSASAPFLPRPPPRHTLASHRAPVTRLAFHPTWTVLATASEDTTVKIWDWEGGEMERTVKGHTKAVMDVDFDRTGSLMGKHD
- a CDS encoding nuclear distribution protein PAC1, with the translated sequence MPDGQLVVSASRDKTIRVWQVSSGYCTKTFTGHVEWVREAVPSEDGRWLVSASNDQTSRVWDFFTGETKMVLYGHGHVVECALFAPVNAYPAIRELAGLKPPATNDTRAKSPGVYVATGSRDKTIKLWDALSGQCLRTFVGHDNWIRALVFHPTGKYLLSASDDKTIKVWDLVNGRCTKTIEAHSHFVTSMTWGRALVGGGGAKAGGGMPNGDGIEARRINVLATGSVDQTVKVWTP